In Nocardia sp. NBC_00403, one DNA window encodes the following:
- a CDS encoding helix-turn-helix transcriptional regulator yields the protein MVSESTQRRREQLRDFLRTRRARLAPQDVGIPAAGRRRTPGLRREEVALLAGVGVSWYTSLEQGRNITVSTEVLDGIAGALLLSEPERAHLYLLAGLNPPSTDVRTEATEVTSEMRHLLDAWEQRPAVLRDRYWNVLAFNDTARTVFGFDNTAHNCLITFFTNPRYRAMPEVWASACAAVVAAYRADAAHFPGDSEFRRVVDDLSAVSPEFAELWERHEVGVPIQAVNALRHPEAGALFFDATTLTVADHPDWSLVLYNPQPGTDTAGRLERLRHLRLAAPA from the coding sequence ATGGTCAGTGAATCCACGCAGCGCCGCCGCGAGCAGCTCCGTGACTTCCTACGCACCCGCCGGGCGCGGCTGGCACCGCAGGATGTCGGAATTCCGGCGGCGGGCAGGCGACGGACTCCCGGGCTGCGGCGCGAAGAGGTCGCGCTGCTGGCCGGGGTCGGGGTGTCCTGGTACACCTCGCTCGAGCAGGGTCGCAACATCACGGTCTCGACCGAAGTGCTCGACGGCATTGCCGGAGCCCTGCTCCTGAGTGAGCCGGAGCGTGCGCATCTGTATCTGCTCGCCGGTCTGAACCCGCCGTCTACCGACGTGCGGACGGAGGCCACCGAGGTCACCTCCGAGATGCGGCACCTGCTGGATGCATGGGAGCAACGGCCTGCGGTGCTGCGGGATCGCTACTGGAACGTGCTGGCGTTCAACGACACCGCCCGGACGGTGTTCGGCTTCGATAACACCGCCCACAACTGCCTGATCACGTTCTTCACCAATCCGCGATACCGCGCGATGCCCGAGGTGTGGGCGTCGGCCTGCGCCGCTGTCGTTGCCGCCTATCGCGCCGACGCGGCGCACTTTCCCGGCGATTCCGAATTCCGAAGGGTGGTGGACGATCTCAGTGCGGTGAGCCCCGAATTCGCCGAACTGTGGGAACGCCATGAGGTAGGCGTGCCGATTCAGGCAGTCAATGCGCTGCGCCACCCCGAGGCTGGTGCGTTGTTCTTCGACGCGACGACCTTGACAGTCGCCGACCACCCCGACTGGTCCCTCGTGCTGTACAACCCACAGCCCGGCACCGATACCGCCGGCCGACTCGAACGACTACGACACCTGCGCCTCGCGGCCCCCGCCTGA
- a CDS encoding YaeQ family protein: MALSATLHNFAVQLADVDRDVYQDLELRIARHPSETAEYMLTRLLAYCLEYQDGIAFSDGGISATDEPAVLVRDLTGRLTAWIEVGAPDAERLHRGSKLAGRAAVYTHRDPAKVLAQLAGKRIHRAEAIPVYSFDRDFIDAAVAALGRRNTMTLSVTERLLYLDLNGTSLSASVDEHRLG, translated from the coding sequence ATGGCCCTCAGCGCAACATTGCACAACTTCGCCGTCCAACTGGCCGACGTCGACCGTGACGTCTACCAGGACCTGGAGTTGCGGATAGCGCGCCACCCGTCCGAAACCGCCGAATACATGCTGACCCGACTGCTGGCGTACTGCCTCGAATACCAGGACGGCATCGCCTTCAGCGACGGCGGCATTTCCGCGACCGACGAGCCCGCGGTGCTGGTGCGCGATCTCACCGGACGGCTCACCGCCTGGATCGAGGTCGGTGCCCCCGACGCGGAGCGTCTGCACCGAGGCAGCAAGCTGGCCGGCCGCGCCGCCGTCTATACCCATCGTGATCCGGCCAAAGTACTGGCCCAACTCGCAGGCAAACGGATCCATCGTGCCGAAGCCATTCCCGTCTACAGCTTCGATCGCGACTTCATCGACGCCGCTGTCGCCGCGCTCGGACGCCGCAACACCATGACGCTGTCGGTCACCGAGCGCCTGCTCTACCTGGATCTCAACGGCACGAGCCTGAGTGCTTCCGTCGACGAGCACCGACTCGGATAA
- a CDS encoding DUF7373 family lipoprotein, translating into MGSNAVRTALALVGTVVVAIGVSGCGAEPDVPVAPDPVVDLAQLDVGGNATKPHAYGTPKTLEQAKIVEAERLANFIPLASDIDPRFAHGYKLTSKVFFDPKYSDLGNAIKLEKFAETAPNFITGFASSGTTDPNVQGMDLMNVVMVFPDEQKAKDAVVALERSDFEYSNRNQAVAIPKYPAAKAHWQPHEQSIGSWFAAGKLVVYSWVYDYLRIAASEVDLTTLVSLVEKSLDVVVPSIAKFTPTPPDQLMNLPVDIDGMLGRTLPRINEELFTNPPGVYTGLAGLHFSTTPIEARPALEAAGVDRYARDHAIIYRTRDVAAARKLLAHQAELNKKLRSVEPPNNLPQAKCQEYIGSDKYVIRFYCSVSYDRYVALVWSDQLVDLQQRMSAQYALLVNAE; encoded by the coding sequence ATGGGATCGAACGCGGTTCGGACCGCACTGGCATTGGTCGGGACCGTGGTCGTCGCGATCGGGGTCAGCGGGTGTGGGGCCGAACCGGACGTGCCGGTAGCGCCGGATCCGGTGGTCGACCTGGCGCAGCTCGACGTCGGCGGCAACGCGACCAAACCACACGCCTATGGCACGCCCAAGACGCTCGAACAGGCCAAGATCGTCGAAGCCGAGCGACTGGCGAACTTCATACCACTCGCCTCCGACATCGACCCACGCTTCGCGCACGGCTACAAGCTCACCTCGAAGGTGTTCTTCGATCCGAAGTACTCCGACCTGGGCAATGCCATCAAGCTCGAGAAATTCGCCGAGACCGCACCGAATTTCATCACCGGCTTCGCCAGCAGCGGCACCACCGACCCGAACGTCCAGGGCATGGATTTGATGAACGTGGTCATGGTTTTCCCCGACGAGCAGAAGGCCAAGGACGCGGTTGTCGCGCTGGAACGCTCCGACTTCGAGTACAGCAACCGCAACCAGGCCGTGGCGATTCCCAAATATCCTGCGGCCAAGGCCCATTGGCAGCCGCACGAGCAGTCGATCGGATCCTGGTTCGCCGCAGGCAAACTCGTCGTCTACAGCTGGGTCTACGACTATCTGCGGATCGCAGCGAGTGAAGTGGATCTGACCACCTTGGTGAGCCTGGTGGAAAAGAGCCTCGACGTGGTAGTTCCTTCGATCGCGAAGTTCACCCCGACCCCGCCCGACCAGCTGATGAATCTACCGGTCGACATCGACGGGATGCTCGGTCGCACGCTGCCCCGAATCAATGAGGAACTCTTCACCAATCCGCCCGGCGTCTACACCGGGCTCGCCGGACTGCACTTCAGCACCACACCGATCGAGGCCCGCCCAGCGCTGGAGGCCGCCGGTGTCGACCGGTACGCGCGGGACCACGCCATCATCTACCGGACCCGCGACGTGGCCGCTGCCAGGAAGCTGCTGGCGCATCAAGCCGAACTCAACAAGAAGCTCCGCAGCGTCGAGCCGCCGAATAACCTTCCACAGGCCAAGTGTCAGGAGTACATCGGCAGCGACAAATACGTGATCCGGTTCTACTGCTCGGTCTCCTACGACCGCTATGTCGCCCTGGTCTGGTCGGATCAGCTGGTCGATCTACAGCAACGAATGTCCGCCCAATACGCGCTCCTGGTGAACGCCGAATGA
- a CDS encoding DUF7373 family lipoprotein has protein sequence MQNYQRRIGPVRTCAIAMTAAALVLLVAACGSTVPGVSGPGEIDVRKLDVGSYPTVPYHAHNDDYAPSFFYRREVAAMRLAEYAATAHDIDPRLKTGYFPYSILPGVMPDKLGRPADLEPIATRNKLVNGFISNGSDKDFSLSIGVAPDDWPKKFTADETIITSMIMQFPDAGLAERAAREFYEADLAVDPDQNQAVPLPKYGEAHSYWHPDSPFLRTMLARGPYVVAFLLSTPGVDLNALRTLAERSYDKQLPLLEQAKPLSTMEMLQIPWDTSHLYSRALNPNKSLVPSFSTRQVLVGRQGMLHLSKDRELAENRLAAMNADQFATVESTMVAHTADAATARRIVTDRLTLTPVARNATTPANLPDSACVENEPSKSSYKFTCIVAYHEYVGFVSHRSLADAQKQAAAQYALFANS, from the coding sequence ATGCAGAATTACCAGCGCCGAATCGGACCGGTGCGTACCTGCGCGATCGCGATGACCGCGGCTGCGCTCGTGCTGTTGGTCGCCGCGTGCGGATCCACCGTTCCCGGTGTTTCGGGGCCGGGCGAAATAGATGTCCGCAAGCTCGATGTCGGCTCGTATCCGACCGTGCCGTACCACGCGCACAACGACGACTATGCCCCGAGCTTCTTCTATCGGCGTGAAGTCGCGGCCATGCGGCTCGCCGAGTACGCCGCGACCGCCCACGACATCGACCCACGGTTGAAGACCGGATACTTCCCGTACAGCATCTTGCCGGGCGTCATGCCCGACAAACTGGGGCGTCCTGCGGATCTGGAACCGATCGCCACCCGAAACAAGCTGGTCAACGGATTCATATCGAATGGATCGGACAAGGACTTCAGCCTTTCCATCGGTGTCGCCCCCGACGATTGGCCGAAGAAGTTTACGGCGGACGAGACGATCATCACCTCGATGATCATGCAGTTCCCGGACGCGGGGCTCGCCGAGCGGGCGGCGAGAGAGTTCTACGAGGCCGACCTCGCGGTCGACCCGGACCAGAACCAAGCGGTGCCCTTGCCGAAATATGGTGAGGCGCACTCGTATTGGCATCCAGACTCGCCGTTTCTGCGGACCATGCTGGCGCGCGGCCCGTACGTGGTGGCGTTCCTGTTGTCTACTCCGGGCGTGGATCTGAACGCATTGCGCACGCTGGCCGAGAGGTCCTACGACAAACAGCTGCCGCTACTCGAGCAAGCGAAGCCGTTGTCCACCATGGAAATGCTGCAAATACCCTGGGATACCAGCCATCTCTACAGTCGCGCGTTGAACCCGAACAAGTCCCTGGTGCCGTCGTTCAGCACCCGCCAAGTACTCGTCGGCCGCCAAGGCATGCTGCACCTCAGCAAGGATCGCGAGCTGGCCGAAAATCGCCTCGCGGCGATGAACGCGGACCAATTCGCGACTGTCGAAAGCACAATGGTCGCGCACACCGCGGACGCCGCTACGGCCAGAAGGATCGTCACCGATCGCCTCACCCTGACTCCGGTCGCGCGCAACGCTACAACTCCGGCGAATCTGCCCGATTCGGCGTGCGTGGAAAACGAGCCGTCGAAGTCGTCGTATAAATTCACCTGCATCGTCGCGTATCACGAGTACGTGGGGTTCGTCTCCCACCGCAGCCTCGCCGACGCCCAGAAACAGGCGGCCGCTCAGTACGCACTTTTCGCGAACAGCTAG
- a CDS encoding serine/threonine-protein kinase, whose amino-acid sequence MAMSPGTIVGGYRILGVLGAGGMGTVYLAQHPSLPRRDAIKVLGTERSVDDEFRARFEREANLAAGLDHPNIVSVYNRGEEHGRLWIAMQYVAGTDVAAEMTRDPHGMNPLRALRIITEVGKGLDYAHRKGLLHRDIKPANFLLSTADGDEERVLLTDFGVAKASDDTSELTQAGSFVATIAYASPEQLSGLQLDPRSDIYSLACSLYKLLTGQNPYPSTQPTVVMMGHLHQPPPLATAANPGLPPAIDDVLARAMAKHPADRFASCREFTDAAADAMLPGRVPALTSTSPIRVGAPLPPTDPRIPVAPTELRSIPQPSGKRWGVIAAAAAVVVALSISAGVLLTGRDSPGAAPTAGPATATSAPPPTSKDQARAQNPRFIGTPILMVNITGTGRTAEPDMEVFLDTTPPTSFLHDIGLTYHPSFAKQGDEPSPRPIGKDSQYVAFSAVTEGYILAVRSDARAGGGGLLGLPGALLDTHATVLVVDDPQTVNAIRYWNSDSEQILLNKLVPVLKTGIK is encoded by the coding sequence ATGGCGATGAGCCCCGGCACCATCGTCGGCGGATATCGGATCCTGGGGGTACTCGGCGCAGGCGGCATGGGCACTGTGTACCTGGCCCAGCACCCCAGCCTGCCGCGGCGCGACGCGATCAAGGTGCTCGGCACCGAGCGCTCGGTAGACGACGAGTTCCGCGCGCGATTCGAGCGGGAGGCGAATCTCGCTGCTGGACTGGATCATCCGAATATCGTCTCCGTGTACAACCGTGGCGAGGAGCATGGTCGACTGTGGATCGCCATGCAGTACGTGGCGGGCACCGACGTCGCCGCGGAGATGACGCGTGACCCGCATGGCATGAATCCGCTACGCGCACTTCGGATCATCACCGAGGTAGGCAAGGGGCTGGACTATGCGCACCGAAAAGGCTTGCTGCACCGCGACATCAAGCCGGCGAACTTTCTGCTGTCCACCGCAGACGGCGACGAAGAGCGGGTCCTGCTCACCGATTTCGGCGTCGCGAAGGCTTCCGACGACACCAGCGAACTCACCCAGGCGGGCAGCTTCGTCGCGACCATCGCCTACGCGTCGCCCGAGCAGCTCTCGGGGCTGCAACTGGATCCGCGCTCGGACATCTACAGCCTGGCCTGCTCGCTCTACAAGCTGCTGACCGGGCAAAACCCGTACCCGTCGACGCAGCCGACCGTGGTGATGATGGGGCATCTGCACCAGCCGCCGCCGCTCGCCACCGCGGCCAACCCGGGCCTGCCGCCCGCCATCGACGACGTGCTCGCCCGAGCCATGGCCAAACACCCGGCCGACCGGTTCGCCAGCTGCCGCGAATTCACCGACGCTGCCGCCGACGCCATGCTCCCAGGCCGTGTCCCCGCCCTGACCAGTACCTCCCCCATTCGGGTCGGCGCACCCCTGCCACCGACCGATCCGCGAATTCCGGTGGCTCCCACGGAGCTCCGATCGATCCCCCAGCCTTCTGGCAAACGCTGGGGGGTGATCGCGGCGGCCGCAGCCGTCGTGGTCGCCCTCTCGATCAGCGCGGGCGTGCTGCTCACCGGCCGCGACAGTCCAGGTGCCGCCCCCACCGCAGGCCCCGCGACCGCGACATCCGCGCCGCCGCCGACGTCGAAAGATCAGGCCCGCGCCCAGAATCCCCGGTTCATCGGCACCCCGATCTTGATGGTCAACATCACCGGCACCGGCCGCACCGCCGAACCCGACATGGAAGTCTTCCTCGACACCACCCCGCCCACCAGTTTCCTGCACGACATCGGCCTCACCTACCACCCGTCCTTCGCCAAGCAGGGCGACGAACCATCCCCCCGACCGATCGGCAAGGACAGCCAGTACGTCGCCTTCAGCGCCGTCACCGAGGGCTACATCCTCGCCGTCCGCAGCGACGCCCGCGCAGGCGGTGGCGGCCTCCTCGGCCTCCCCGGCGCCCTCCTCGACACCCACGCGACAGTCCTTGTCGTCGACGACCCACAAACGGTCAACGCCATTCGCTATTGGAACTCCGACTCCGAACAGATCCTGCTGAACAAGCTGGTCCCGGTACTGAAGACAGGGATCAAGTAG